DNA sequence from the Cohnella herbarum genome:
CTCGGGATCTTCCTTATAGAAGCGCTCCGTCTCTTCGTCCGCGTGATGCCAGGCGGGCCAAGCGCCGCCTCCCGGATTTCCCGTATCGCCGATCGGGAATACGCCGAACTTCTTGTATAGATCGAGCGCTTTCGGTCCCAACCAATCGCATGTACCGCATTGCTCGATATAAGCCGCCGATTTTTCTTCGATCCAGCGATCCAGAATGGGGAACGCGTCTTCGCCTTTGTAGCGGAACTCCGTCAACCAGATGAAATGGTTGACGCCCGGAATTTCGTACGTAATATGTGCCGGGTCGAGCCCGATGACTTCGGCGACGGCCCGTATTCCGTTCGAACCGTGACAGAAGCCCGCGAGCTTGGCTTGCGGATACTTGCGCTGCAAATAGGTCACGCCGGCCATGACCGGATTGGATACGAGCATATACCAAGCATTCGGACAGATTTCCAGAATGTCTTGCATCACCGACTCCATTAATTGCAACTGATCGAAGTTGATCCAGAATCCTTCATCATGCATGACGTGGAGGCTTCCGCCAAAACGATACCCGTGCTTCCGAGCGATGTCCCATCCGTCTTTCAGACGTTGATGTCCTCCGATCAGCGCCGCGAGCATGACGAAGTCCGCTCCGCGAAGCGATTCTCTCCGATCCGTCGTTTTTTCCAGAACCAGAGAAATATTAGCCTCTTTGGCATACCGCTCGCAAAGCGAATAGGCGCTGTTCAGACGCTGCTCGTCGATGTCCATGAAGCTGATTACGCTGCCTTCAAGGGAAGGCGTAAGGCAAATATCTTTAATAAGGCTTAGGGAAAACATAGCCGAGCCGGCTCCGATAATACTGATTTTAGGCATGAGAAATCCTCCAATATCGTTATTTATTAAGAAATCGTCGACCTCAGATCGCGGCCGATGCCGCTCCGTCGATGCTCAGATTAGAGCCGTTGACGACGACGGATTCATCCGAGGCCAGGAACAGTACCGCGTAGGCCACTTCGCGCGTCGTAGCCATTCTTCCGAGCGGCTGCTGCTGTTTGATAATCGGATACAATTTATCCATGCCTCCCATGCTATCGGCGAGCCGGACGTTCATATCCGTTTCGACCCACCCCGGAGAAATGGCGTTGCAGCGAATGCCTTTCTCGGCATACGAGACGGCGATTTCCTTCGTTAAGCCGATAATGCCCGCTTTAGAAGCGGAGTAGGCGGTATAACCCGGCTCCGTCAGCGAAGCCATCACGGACGACGTATTGATAATGGAGCCGCCGTTTCCTTTGAGCATCTCGGGAATCGCTTTTTTGCACATCAGGAACATCGATTTCAAGTTGACCTGCAACACTTCGTCCCACGTTTCTTCGGGATAATCCTGAATATCGCCGACGGGCATGATGCCTGCATTGTTGAACAAGATATCGAGCTGGCCGTAGGCGTCGACCGCGCGGGCCACCGCGCGTTCCGCGGTTGCCATCAAGCCGACGTTCCCGCATACGATTTCGCAGCTTCCGCCCGCTTCGCGGATTTCCGCGGCGACTTCGTTCAGCTTTTCTTCGTGCAAGTCGACCAGCACAAGCTTCGCGCCCTCTTCGGCGAAGAGCAGCGCGGTTCCTTTGCCGATTCCCGCTGCCGCCCCCGTGACGATGGCTACTTTCGAATAAAGGCGACCTTGCTTCGTTTGATTCGTACTCATGAGCATGACTTCCTTTCTTGTCCTCATTCGGTTTAGATTATTTGACGGCTCCGATGACCAAGCCCTTGCGGATGAAACCTTGGAAAATAATATAAATGGCGATCGGCGGCAACGAGGCCAGCAGCAATCCGGACAGCAACAACGGATAATCGGAGCTGAACCTGTTAAGCACGGTCGCTACGGCCACGGTTACCGTCTTCAGATGATCGGACTGCAAATAGATCAGCGGGGTCAACAGATCGTTCCACCAATTCGTCGCGTTAAAGATCGATACCGTGACTACGCCGGGAAGACTCATGGGAAGAACGACTTTAATCATCGCCTGGTGATATTTCGCGCCGTCCATTTTGATCGCTTCAAGCACTTCGTCGGGCATCCCCCTCATCAAGGAGGTAAGCAGGAATACCGTGCTCGGAATGGCGGAGACGGCCCAAATGACGACAACGGACACGATATGGTCGGTCCAGCCGATTCTGGACATCAACAAGTAGTTCGGAATGATAAAGGTGACGCCCGGAATCGTCATCGTGGCAATCATCGCGACGTAAAACCCGTTTCTGAACCTGAATTTCAATTTGGCAAAAGCGTATGCCGCCGGAACGGAGACGACGAGGCAAGCCACCATGCTAAGCCCCACGTATAAGACCGTGTTGCCGAATAAGCGAACCAAGGAAAACCGATAAAACAAAGCTTTGAAATTATCGAAATACCACGTTTCGGGAAGCGCGATCGGGTGTTTGATATACTCGATCGTCGGCTTCATGCTGCTGAACGCCATGTAAAAAAGAGGATACATGGACATAATGGCGATGAGGGCGAGAACGATAAAAATCAGCAATCTAATCATTTTTGTCGAGGCCGTTTTCATCTTGTCCTCCTACTGCTCCAAGCGCTTGGATATTTTCAACTGAATCCAGGTAATCAACATGACGATGAAAAACAGAAAAACCGAAAGCGCGCTCGCGTAACCCATATTGCCGCTTCTGAAGGCTTGAATGTAAATCATGTAATCGATCGGCGTCGTTTCGTAACCCGGGCCCCCGCCCGTAATCGAATAAACCAACCCGAACAGTCCCACGAACACGTAAATGACGTTAACGATCGTAAAATAAAAGATGGCCGGGTACAGGGACGGGATGACGATGTAAAACAGGCGCTGCCGCCAAGTCGTGCCGTCGATTTTCGCGGCATCGAACAATTCGTTGGAAATGGAGGAAAGCCCCGATAGAAAGATAAGCGTGCCTTGACCAAGCGTTTGCCAGTAAAAGCAAAGGATCAAGATCATAAATTCGGTCGGGACCGTATTCAGCCAATCCACGGTAAAACGACCGAGTCCGATATTTTCAAGAAGGGTATTCACGACGCCCCTATTGGTAAACATGGATTTCGCCAAGAAGCCGATAACTACCGACGAGAGAATGGCAGGCAGATAATAAACGGAACGAAAGAAACGCCAGCCGCGAACCTCCTCGTGCAACAGTACCGATACCGTGAGCGAGATCAACAAGATACCCGGAACGGATAATAAAAAGATCAAATTATTGCGCAACATAAGCGGCAAATCCCCGTTGCTTACGATGTTCTTGAAGTTATCCAGCCCTATGAACGCGGAATTGACCCCGTCCCATTCCGTAAAGCTATGAAAGAACGTATTAAACATCGGATAGCCCACGAATATCGCCAATAGCAGAAAAGCCGGCAGCAAGGAGAACCAACCTACCCAGCGCTCTTGCTTAAGACTCATTCCCATCTACCTCCTTGCCTTTTGTAAAAGCGACCTCCCTTAGCGGGAGGTCATTTTGTCTTACTTGCTCTTGTTTTTCAGAAGATCGTCG
Encoded proteins:
- a CDS encoding family 4 glycosyl hydrolase, yielding MPKISIIGAGSAMFSLSLIKDICLTPSLEGSVISFMDIDEQRLNSAYSLCERYAKEANISLVLEKTTDRRESLRGADFVMLAALIGGHQRLKDGWDIARKHGYRFGGSLHVMHDEGFWINFDQLQLMESVMQDILEICPNAWYMLVSNPVMAGVTYLQRKYPQAKLAGFCHGSNGIRAVAEVIGLDPAHITYEIPGVNHFIWLTEFRYKGEDAFPILDRWIEEKSAAYIEQCGTCDWLGPKALDLYKKFGVFPIGDTGNPGGGAWPAWHHADEETERFYKEDPEAWWRDLYFAGGAAGVEKIRRVSENTAEKVMDSFPPVHSTEPMIPFIEAIACDVPRVMILNILNDSNYVPGIPLDFQVEIPCYVSGIGVQGIKTKGLTKPVIQYALRDRVAPVEMELQAYESGSYEDLVQLILMDPWTRSEQQARALLDEILQLPSLAAMRRHFN
- a CDS encoding SDR family NAD(P)-dependent oxidoreductase, with the protein product MSTNQTKQGRLYSKVAIVTGAAAGIGKGTALLFAEEGAKLVLVDLHEEKLNEVAAEIREAGGSCEIVCGNVGLMATAERAVARAVDAYGQLDILFNNAGIMPVGDIQDYPEETWDEVLQVNLKSMFLMCKKAIPEMLKGNGGSIINTSSVMASLTEPGYTAYSASKAGIIGLTKEIAVSYAEKGIRCNAISPGWVETDMNVRLADSMGGMDKLYPIIKQQQPLGRMATTREVAYAVLFLASDESVVVNGSNLSIDGAASAAI
- a CDS encoding carbohydrate ABC transporter permease encodes the protein MKTASTKMIRLLIFIVLALIAIMSMYPLFYMAFSSMKPTIEYIKHPIALPETWYFDNFKALFYRFSLVRLFGNTVLYVGLSMVACLVVSVPAAYAFAKLKFRFRNGFYVAMIATMTIPGVTFIIPNYLLMSRIGWTDHIVSVVVIWAVSAIPSTVFLLTSLMRGMPDEVLEAIKMDGAKYHQAMIKVVLPMSLPGVVTVSIFNATNWWNDLLTPLIYLQSDHLKTVTVAVATVLNRFSSDYPLLLSGLLLASLPPIAIYIIFQGFIRKGLVIGAVK
- a CDS encoding carbohydrate ABC transporter permease, whose translation is MSLKQERWVGWFSLLPAFLLLAIFVGYPMFNTFFHSFTEWDGVNSAFIGLDNFKNIVSNGDLPLMLRNNLIFLLSVPGILLISLTVSVLLHEEVRGWRFFRSVYYLPAILSSVVIGFLAKSMFTNRGVVNTLLENIGLGRFTVDWLNTVPTEFMILILCFYWQTLGQGTLIFLSGLSSISNELFDAAKIDGTTWRQRLFYIVIPSLYPAIFYFTIVNVIYVFVGLFGLVYSITGGGPGYETTPIDYMIYIQAFRSGNMGYASALSVFLFFIVMLITWIQLKISKRLEQ